From a single Lactococcus allomyrinae genomic region:
- a CDS encoding NAD-dependent malic enzyme has translation MEKNETYGKNVLTEPFINKGTAFTDEERTRLHLHGLLPAAVETLSEQVNRVYKKLSVLTENYAKNQYLMSIYNSNRNLYYAIVAAHTEELLPVIYTPTIADAVTHFSRDFVLPHDAAYLDTAHPERIEKALKSAAASLDAVDVMVITDGEGVLGIGDWGVGGVMISVGKLAVYTVASGLDPRRVLPVVIDNGTANPELLADPDYIGKKIARKTGGEYLAYIDEFVKVASQLFPDVLFHWEDFGRGNAATILETYQDKITTFNDDIQGTGIMMAAAVYAVAEVTEKTIDAHRYLIFGGGTAGIGIADQIRCELMLTGLTESEAYDKIYVVDRFGLVTQSLSALTEGQKRYARRETSLTGLSVLTEIIEEVKPSVLIGCSGQTGAFTEAAVRKMAEINERPAILPISNPTKLCEATAEDLIKWTNGKALVVTGSPSSPVLFEGHTYVIGQANNALLYPGLGLGIVVAKASTVTQNMLSKAAGAISSLQDLSQLGAPILPPLKFVREASRYVAQAVVQAAIDDGVATRKIQDAQKAVEQEIWSPKYD, from the coding sequence ATGGAAAAAAATGAAACTTACGGAAAAAATGTGCTGACAGAACCATTTATCAACAAGGGGACAGCATTTACTGATGAAGAACGAACGAGATTACATTTGCATGGACTTTTGCCTGCAGCTGTTGAAACTTTATCTGAACAGGTTAATCGTGTTTACAAAAAGCTGTCAGTACTGACAGAAAATTATGCAAAGAATCAATATCTCATGTCAATTTATAATTCAAATAGAAACTTGTATTATGCGATTGTGGCTGCACACACAGAGGAGTTGTTGCCCGTCATTTATACGCCAACCATTGCGGATGCTGTGACTCATTTTTCTCGTGATTTTGTACTGCCTCATGATGCAGCATATTTGGACACCGCACATCCCGAACGTATTGAGAAAGCATTAAAATCAGCTGCTGCAAGCCTTGATGCTGTTGATGTGATGGTCATTACTGACGGAGAGGGTGTACTTGGGATTGGTGACTGGGGTGTCGGTGGTGTCATGATTTCAGTTGGAAAATTGGCAGTTTATACTGTTGCATCAGGTCTTGACCCCAGACGGGTCCTTCCTGTTGTCATTGACAATGGAACCGCGAATCCTGAATTGCTTGCCGACCCAGATTATATTGGAAAAAAAATAGCACGTAAGACAGGTGGAGAATATCTGGCTTACATTGACGAATTTGTAAAAGTTGCGAGTCAACTATTTCCTGATGTCCTGTTCCATTGGGAAGATTTTGGCCGAGGGAATGCAGCAACAATTTTAGAAACTTATCAGGACAAAATCACAACATTTAATGATGATATTCAGGGGACTGGAATTATGATGGCAGCAGCAGTTTATGCAGTTGCTGAAGTAACAGAAAAAACGATTGATGCACATCGCTATCTCATTTTCGGTGGAGGAACTGCAGGAATCGGTATTGCCGACCAGATTCGTTGTGAATTAATGCTGACAGGACTGACAGAAAGTGAAGCCTATGACAAAATTTATGTCGTTGATCGCTTTGGACTCGTTACACAAAGTTTGTCAGCACTGACAGAAGGTCAAAAACGTTATGCGCGAAGAGAAACTTCACTGACAGGTTTGTCAGTACTGACAGAAATTATTGAAGAGGTAAAACCCTCAGTTTTGATTGGTTGTTCTGGACAAACAGGGGCATTTACTGAAGCAGCCGTGCGTAAGATGGCTGAAATCAATGAACGTCCAGCTATTTTACCGATTTCGAATCCAACTAAACTTTGCGAAGCAACAGCAGAAGATTTGATTAAATGGACAAACGGAAAAGCGCTTGTTGTAACAGGTAGCCCATCAAGCCCAGTCCTTTTTGAGGGACATACTTATGTGATTGGGCAGGCGAATAATGCACTGCTTTACCCAGGACTAGGACTAGGGATTGTTGTCGCAAAAGCAAGTACAGTCACACAAAATATGCTCTCAAAAGCAGCAGGTGCGATTTCTTCATTGCAAGATTTGAGTCAGCTTGGAGCGCCAATTTTACCTCCATTAAAGTTTGTTCGCGAAGCTTCACGCTATGTTGCCCAAGCAGTCGTTCAAGCGGCAATTGATGATGGTGTTGCAACAAGAAAAATTCAAGATGCACAAAAAGCCGTAGAGCAAGAGATTTGGAGCCCAAAATATGACTGA
- a CDS encoding class II fumarate hydratase, giving the protein MTEYRYEYDTLGKVKVPLEANWQAQTQRSLENFPTGEKMPLGVIRALLNLKKAAAISNTELGQLEKEKSDAISTTIDELLLRSESGLRDDFPLSIYQTGSGTQTNMNVNEVVAHLASTSQFTILPNDDVNRGQSSNDIFPTAMNIVAVEALAKLEQAVQTLIDSLRVKQEEFWAIVKVGRTHLQDATPLTVGQEISGYISALKHDLDYLQQLRPTLYELAVGGTAVGTGLNANPDLGECIAIQISAVYGFPFSAKSNKFYGLAHHSGLSVVHGAIKTLAADLMKIANDIRFLASGPRAAYGEFNIPANEPGSSIMPGKVNPTQAEALTMAVLRVFGNDATVTMASSQGNFEMNVYKPVLIAAFLESAELLTGTIIGFAQKTIAGLAINERRMEDLLDNSLMTVTALSPHIGYHAAAEIAQKAETEGLTLKAAAISSGLVSTSDFEQWMDFAAMTNLERSEKE; this is encoded by the coding sequence ATGACTGAATATCGTTATGAATATGACACTTTAGGAAAAGTCAAAGTACCACTAGAAGCCAACTGGCAAGCGCAAACTCAACGTTCATTGGAAAATTTTCCGACAGGAGAAAAAATGCCTCTAGGTGTGATTCGCGCACTTTTGAACCTAAAAAAAGCCGCAGCAATTTCAAATACTGAACTAGGACAACTTGAGAAAGAAAAATCTGATGCTATTTCAACAACAATTGACGAGCTTCTACTCCGTTCAGAGAGTGGGCTGAGGGATGATTTTCCATTATCCATCTACCAGACAGGCTCAGGCACTCAGACTAATATGAATGTCAATGAAGTTGTCGCCCATTTAGCAAGCACTTCGCAGTTTACGATTTTGCCAAATGACGATGTTAATCGTGGACAAAGTTCCAACGATATTTTTCCAACAGCAATGAATATTGTAGCAGTTGAAGCACTTGCAAAGCTTGAGCAAGCAGTACAGACGTTGATTGACAGCCTGCGCGTGAAACAAGAAGAATTTTGGGCGATTGTGAAAGTTGGACGAACACATTTACAAGATGCAACTCCGCTTACCGTTGGGCAAGAAATATCAGGTTATATTTCAGCGTTAAAACATGATTTAGACTATTTGCAACAATTGCGTCCGACGCTTTATGAACTTGCGGTGGGAGGAACAGCAGTTGGAACGGGCCTCAATGCAAATCCTGACTTGGGTGAATGTATCGCGATACAGATTTCAGCAGTTTATGGTTTTCCTTTCAGTGCAAAATCCAATAAATTTTATGGTTTAGCACATCATTCAGGATTGAGCGTTGTCCATGGAGCGATTAAAACACTTGCTGCAGACCTGATGAAGATTGCCAATGATATTCGTTTTCTAGCTTCAGGACCACGTGCTGCCTATGGTGAATTTAACATTCCAGCGAATGAACCAGGCTCATCTATCATGCCCGGTAAAGTCAATCCGACACAAGCAGAAGCATTGACAATGGCTGTTTTGCGAGTCTTTGGAAATGATGCAACAGTCACTATGGCGAGCAGTCAAGGAAACTTTGAAATGAATGTTTATAAGCCTGTTCTCATCGCAGCATTTCTGGAATCTGCAGAACTTCTCACAGGGACAATCATAGGTTTTGCTCAAAAAACCATAGCAGGTCTTGCAATTAACGAACGGCGTATGGAGGACCTGCTAGATAACTCATTGATGACAGTTACTGCACTTTCGCCACACATCGGTTATCATGCTGCAGCAGAAATCGCCCAAAAAGCAGAAACAGAAGGGTTAACACTTAAAGCAGCCGCAATTTCTTCTGGTTTAGTTAGCACCTCTGATTTTGAGCAATGGATGGATTTTGCTGCTATGACAAATTTGGAAAGGTCAGAAAAAGAATGA
- a CDS encoding lactate oxidase produces the protein MAYITSSDEEKVEIVNIKSLETRVKERMEAQGNKGAFGYIRGGSEDEWTMAENTTAFNHKKIVPRVLRGVDSADLSTSVLGINLKTPIIQAPVAAQGLAHMKGEVDTAKAMAEVGSLFSISTYGSTSVEEAAAVAPGAPQFFQLYMSKDDHFNEFLLKKAVEAGVKAIILTADSTLGGYREEDVINHFQFPLPMPNLAAFSESDGTGKGIGEIYAAAKQGLVLEDIQKIKAITGLPVLVKGIQSPDDALLAIEAGADGIWVSNHGGRQLDGGPASFDVLPAIAKAVNKRVPVIFDSGVRRGEHVFKALASGADLVAVGRPVLYGLNLGGALGVQSVFEHLNKELSITMQLAGTKTIDEIKNTALID, from the coding sequence ATGGCTTATATCACAAGTTCAGATGAAGAAAAAGTAGAAATTGTCAACATCAAATCTTTGGAAACACGTGTGAAAGAACGCATGGAAGCACAGGGAAATAAAGGTGCCTTTGGTTATATCAGAGGTGGTTCTGAAGATGAATGGACAATGGCAGAAAACACCACAGCGTTCAATCATAAAAAAATTGTTCCACGAGTTTTGCGTGGTGTAGACTCAGCAGATTTGAGTACATCAGTTTTGGGGATAAATTTGAAGACACCAATCATTCAAGCTCCAGTTGCAGCACAAGGACTTGCTCATATGAAGGGAGAAGTTGATACAGCAAAGGCAATGGCAGAAGTTGGCTCATTGTTTTCAATTAGTACCTATGGTAGTACTTCTGTTGAAGAGGCGGCGGCAGTAGCTCCTGGTGCTCCTCAGTTTTTCCAACTTTACATGAGTAAAGATGACCATTTTAACGAATTTTTGCTGAAAAAGGCTGTAGAAGCTGGGGTAAAGGCCATTATTTTGACGGCTGACTCAACTTTGGGTGGTTATCGTGAAGAGGATGTTATCAATCATTTCCAATTTCCACTTCCTATGCCTAATCTAGCTGCTTTTTCTGAGTCTGATGGTACAGGTAAAGGGATTGGTGAAATTTATGCGGCTGCAAAACAAGGTTTGGTATTAGAAGATATTCAAAAAATTAAAGCTATTACAGGTTTACCTGTTCTTGTCAAGGGAATTCAATCGCCAGATGATGCTTTGCTTGCGATAGAAGCTGGCGCTGATGGTATTTGGGTGTCTAATCATGGTGGACGTCAATTAGATGGAGGACCTGCTTCATTTGATGTATTGCCAGCAATTGCAAAAGCAGTCAATAAGCGCGTCCCAGTTATTTTTGACAGTGGAGTTCGTCGTGGAGAACACGTTTTTAAGGCACTAGCAAGTGGGGCAGACCTTGTTGCTGTTGGACGCCCTGTTCTTTATGGCTTAAATCTTGGTGGCGCATTGGGTGTTCAATCTGTTTTTGAACATCTTAATAAGGAACTTTCAATCACTATGCAATTGGCAGGTACTAAAACGATTGATGAGATAAAAAATACAGCGTTGATTGATTAG
- a CDS encoding heavy metal translocating P-type ATPase encodes MRFQRFIQKNSTKMMWSSASLIALAFVGRGVQVEELSLLGMILASVLGAVPVLIHAVQALRARVISIELLVSIAVIGAFVIGEFDESAIVTFLFTFGSFLEKWTLSKTRSSIKNLTQMAPTTATLASGESIDIDEVEIGATLLVKTGGQIPVDASVIKGSGYVNEASITGESRSIKKNSGDKVFAGTMLENGSLYILAEKMGEDTTFGKIIALVEEAQDAKSPAEKFIDRFAKYYTPAVLILALLIFMVTRNFQLAITILVLGCPGALVIGAPVSNVAGIGNGAKHGVLIKGGDVMHTFSKIDTLVFDKTGTLTLGNAEVVAVKTYGLTDKTLPALTDRIATVESQSDHPLARAIVRFIGNFNAVSTDEISVIKGQGISATNLLIGNEKLLTENNIVLTEEQRENLFKFQAQGASTVLVAVDDQLKIIYAIADEIRPEALSALTRLRQQGISRMIMLTGDNAATAQVVARQLGIDEVQAELLPEQKAAIIQTLKQEGRKIAFIGDGINDSPSLASADIGIAMGSGTDVAVDVSDIVLMNSSFTELVHAYGLTRTTVRNMTENIIIAVAVVFFLLTGLVLGGVTMASGMFVHEASILVVILNAMRLIRYQ; translated from the coding sequence GTGAGATTTCAAAGATTTATCCAGAAAAATAGTACAAAAATGATGTGGAGCTCAGCTAGCTTGATTGCACTTGCTTTTGTTGGACGAGGCGTCCAAGTGGAAGAGCTGAGCTTACTTGGTATGATTTTGGCAAGTGTTCTAGGTGCTGTACCTGTGCTGATTCACGCGGTACAAGCACTTAGAGCAAGAGTAATTTCGATTGAGTTGCTTGTTTCGATTGCGGTGATTGGTGCTTTTGTGATTGGCGAATTTGATGAAAGTGCAATTGTGACTTTTCTTTTTACTTTTGGTAGTTTTTTGGAAAAATGGACATTGAGCAAAACGCGTTCGTCAATCAAAAATTTAACTCAAATGGCACCAACGACTGCTACACTCGCTTCTGGAGAAAGCATTGATATTGATGAAGTCGAAATCGGAGCAACGCTGTTAGTCAAAACAGGTGGGCAAATTCCTGTGGATGCGAGTGTTATCAAGGGTTCAGGCTATGTGAATGAAGCAAGTATCACAGGTGAATCTAGAAGTATAAAGAAAAATAGTGGAGATAAAGTTTTTGCAGGAACAATGCTTGAAAATGGTAGTCTTTATATTTTAGCTGAAAAAATGGGTGAAGATACGACTTTTGGTAAGATTATCGCACTTGTCGAGGAAGCGCAAGATGCAAAATCTCCTGCTGAAAAGTTTATTGACCGTTTTGCAAAATATTATACACCAGCGGTATTGATTCTTGCTTTACTTATTTTTATGGTGACACGCAATTTTCAATTGGCTATCACGATTTTGGTGCTCGGCTGTCCCGGTGCACTCGTGATTGGTGCGCCCGTCAGTAATGTCGCTGGCATTGGCAATGGTGCAAAGCATGGCGTTTTGATTAAAGGTGGTGATGTGATGCACACTTTTAGCAAGATTGACACACTCGTTTTTGACAAAACAGGAACATTGACACTTGGTAATGCTGAGGTTGTGGCCGTAAAGACTTATGGACTTACTGACAAGACCCTGCCAGCACTGACAGACCGTATTGCGACGGTAGAAAGCCAGTCTGACCATCCGTTAGCACGTGCGATTGTCCGTTTTATCGGGAATTTTAATGCGGTCAGCACTGACGAAATTTCTGTCATTAAAGGTCAAGGAATTTCTGCGACTAACTTACTCATTGGCAATGAAAAATTACTGACAGAAAATAATATTGTACTGACAGAAGAACAACGTGAGAATCTGTTCAAGTTTCAAGCGCAAGGTGCATCAACGGTACTCGTTGCAGTCGATGACCAGCTCAAAATCATCTATGCTATCGCTGATGAAATTCGTCCAGAAGCTCTGTCAGCACTGACAAGACTTCGTCAGCAAGGAATTTCGCGTATGATTATGCTGACAGGGGATAACGCAGCTACTGCTCAAGTTGTTGCGAGACAGTTAGGCATTGACGAAGTGCAGGCTGAGTTGCTTCCAGAACAAAAAGCCGCAATCATACAAACACTAAAGCAAGAGGGAAGAAAAATTGCTTTTATCGGTGATGGAATCAATGATAGTCCGTCGTTAGCAAGCGCTGATATCGGTATTGCAATGGGTTCTGGGACCGATGTGGCAGTTGATGTGAGCGATATTGTCCTTATGAACTCTAGCTTTACTGAGTTAGTACACGCTTATGGGCTTACCCGCACCACAGTGCGCAATATGACAGAAAATATCATCATCGCTGTTGCTGTCGTCTTCTTTTTGCTGACAGGTCTGGTGCTTGGAGGTGTGACGATGGCAAGTGGAATGTTTGTTCATGAAGCCAGCATTTTAGTCGTTATCTTAAATGCAATGCGTCTCATTCGTTATCAATAA
- a CDS encoding zinc-binding alcohol dehydrogenase family protein has translation MKAIGTTGKSIHDFIEFELKKPELKAHDILVKVDGVSVNPVDTKIRNGLKNDLVEPKVLGWDGIGTVVEIGEAVTLFQVGDYVFWAGDVTRSGSNSEFQAVDERIVALAPKNLTAAEAVAMPLTSLTAYELLFEKLEITDNMNGKSILIINGAGGVGSVATQMAKNAGLTVIATASNQRAIDWVTHFGADFTVNHHQDLVEQVRGLGFEFVDYILILNAVLQHIAASCELIAPQGRIANIVEPGEAINLDKLAHKSASFSFEWMFTKSAFMTTDLQSQHEILTKISQWLDCGALKTTLTENLGAVSTDNIRKAHEMIEQGRTIGKIVLCQ, from the coding sequence ATGAAAGCAATTGGTACAACTGGAAAGTCAATTCATGATTTTATCGAATTTGAGCTTAAAAAACCAGAACTTAAGGCACATGATATTCTAGTTAAAGTAGATGGTGTATCAGTTAATCCCGTCGACACAAAAATTAGGAATGGACTTAAAAACGACTTGGTTGAACCTAAAGTTTTGGGTTGGGATGGTATTGGTACAGTTGTTGAAATTGGGGAAGCTGTAACGCTTTTTCAGGTTGGTGACTATGTTTTTTGGGCGGGCGATGTTACGCGTTCTGGCTCAAACTCTGAGTTTCAAGCCGTTGATGAGCGAATTGTCGCGCTTGCTCCCAAAAATTTAACTGCCGCTGAGGCAGTTGCAATGCCATTAACAAGTTTGACAGCTTATGAATTATTGTTTGAAAAACTTGAAATTACTGACAACATGAATGGAAAATCAATCCTTATCATCAATGGTGCTGGGGGTGTTGGTTCCGTTGCAACTCAGATGGCAAAAAACGCTGGATTAACTGTGATTGCTACTGCTTCCAACCAACGTGCGATTGATTGGGTCACTCATTTTGGAGCTGATTTTACTGTTAATCATCATCAGGATTTGGTTGAGCAGGTTCGTGGATTAGGTTTTGAATTTGTGGACTATATCTTGATTTTAAATGCTGTTTTACAGCATATTGCGGCAAGCTGTGAATTAATTGCTCCTCAAGGACGCATTGCGAATATCGTTGAGCCTGGAGAGGCAATTAATCTGGATAAATTGGCTCACAAATCTGCAAGTTTTAGCTTTGAGTGGATGTTCACAAAATCTGCTTTTATGACTACGGATTTGCAAAGTCAGCATGAGATTTTGACCAAGATTTCGCAATGGCTCGACTGTGGAGCCCTAAAAACAACGCTGACAGAAAATTTGGGTGCTGTCAGCACTGACAATATCCGAAAAGCGCATGAAATGATTGAACAAGGGAGAACCATTGGTAAAATCGTTCTTTGTCAGTGA
- a CDS encoding heavy-metal-associated domain-containing protein, whose product MNKMIMKLDELSCPSCMTKIEGTIAQTAGVKTVKVLFNASKVKTEFDENIVSRSELVSKVERLGYEVQNTKVTPL is encoded by the coding sequence ATGAATAAAATGATCATGAAACTTGACGAGCTAAGTTGCCCATCTTGTATGACAAAAATTGAAGGTACAATAGCTCAGACAGCAGGAGTAAAAACAGTCAAAGTCCTTTTTAATGCCAGCAAGGTCAAAACTGAATTTGATGAAAATATCGTAAGTCGCTCAGAGCTAGTAAGCAAAGTCGAAAGACTTGGTTATGAAGTACAAAACACAAAAGTTACTCCTTTATAG
- a CDS encoding DNA-binding protein — translation MKKELTIEEKYEAELIKAEHDHHQPTAGAMTGHILSNLFIERVKLMQAVLYAKHRENRATFKQLEEKEQVYFYTISEQLLDVGEVIPTTIDEFTKYAKFIEESAKFKYEEDELRIGNLIQDFMSQNLFITRAIKLATKEEKFALGQALVELLGFNQHTIRALASDLGKTLQDFKDEDEDDVL, via the coding sequence ATGAAAAAAGAATTAACAATCGAAGAAAAATACGAAGCAGAACTCATCAAAGCAGAACATGATCATCATCAACCAACTGCAGGTGCAATGACTGGTCATATTCTGTCTAACTTATTTATTGAGCGAGTAAAATTGATGCAAGCAGTACTTTATGCTAAACATCGTGAAAATAGAGCAACCTTCAAGCAACTTGAAGAGAAAGAACAAGTCTATTTTTATACTATCTCAGAGCAACTTTTAGATGTAGGGGAAGTCATACCGACAACGATTGATGAATTTACAAAGTATGCTAAATTTATCGAGGAATCAGCAAAATTCAAATATGAAGAAGATGAATTACGAATAGGAAATCTGATTCAAGATTTTATGAGTCAAAATTTATTCATTACACGCGCAATCAAATTAGCCACCAAAGAGGAGAAGTTTGCTTTGGGGCAAGCTTTAGTTGAATTGCTTGGTTTTAACCAACATACGATTAGAGCATTGGCTTCAGATTTAGGAAAAACGCTTCAAGATTTTAAAGATGAGGATGAGGACGATGTGTTGTAA
- a CDS encoding Crp/Fnr family transcriptional regulator, whose translation MCCNTKKYEHPSEHHCVQLVPLFNTLTKKEIEEVEQLVHHRVFGKGETVISPEQSPQLTIVAHGGLKMYQLATNGKEQLLRVVEPGGYEGENALFGAVNENLFGETLEETTVCFLKRQDFKKLLIQNPALSLRLLEINAKKSETIEQQASFLMMEAIESRLANYLLQLAKVAHSERVELPMKMKDLANFVGTTPETVSRKFKLLENHGYIRRHGKHIEILDVEKLEDDYV comes from the coding sequence ATGTGTTGTAACACAAAAAAATACGAGCACCCCAGTGAACACCACTGTGTTCAACTTGTACCACTTTTTAATACACTCACAAAAAAAGAAATTGAAGAAGTGGAGCAGCTTGTTCACCATAGAGTATTTGGAAAAGGGGAAACAGTCATTTCACCAGAACAAAGTCCTCAACTGACGATTGTTGCACATGGTGGGTTAAAGATGTACCAACTCGCAACGAACGGTAAAGAGCAGCTGTTACGCGTTGTTGAGCCAGGTGGTTATGAGGGAGAAAATGCACTTTTTGGTGCAGTAAATGAAAATCTTTTTGGTGAAACATTAGAAGAAACAACCGTTTGTTTCTTGAAAAGGCAAGATTTCAAAAAACTTCTCATACAAAATCCAGCATTAAGTTTAAGACTTCTAGAAATCAACGCTAAGAAATCAGAAACAATCGAGCAACAAGCCTCATTTTTGATGATGGAAGCAATAGAGAGCCGACTAGCTAACTATCTCTTACAGCTTGCAAAAGTTGCACATTCAGAGAGGGTAGAGCTACCAATGAAGATGAAAGATTTAGCAAATTTTGTGGGAACTACACCAGAAACCGTTTCAAGAAAATTTAAATTACTTGAAAATCATGGATATATCAGACGACATGGCAAACACATAGAAATTCTTGATGTTGAAAAACTTGAAGATGACTACGTTTGA
- a CDS encoding vitamin B12 independent methionine synthase, which translates to MTTTHTHYHFDHVGSFLRPQALKEARTAYAAGKISLEDFKKVQQAEIKKLVKNEAKVGLKAVTDGEFNRSWWHLDFLWGLNGVGTYEQEDSYKFHGAKTRTTNIELTGKIAFNPEHPFFEDFKFLQSVLPEGVEPKVTIPSPSLIPNRDGRSDRWPEFYATWEGFLDDLAAAYHETLLHFYELGARYIQLDDTTWAYLIARLLDDPENHEKYVKMCEDIVYVVNRLLEGLPEDLRVSTHICRGNFKSTYLFEGSYEPVAKYLGQLNYDTFFLEYDDARSGSFAPLPEIWNNREDVLIVLGVFTSKHPELEKESDIKERLAEARTFIPLENLALSTQCGFASTEEGNQLTEDEQWAKLAHIKVIADKIWN; encoded by the coding sequence ATGACAACCACTCACACACACTATCATTTTGACCATGTTGGGAGCTTTTTACGTCCTCAAGCACTAAAGGAAGCACGTACAGCTTACGCAGCTGGAAAAATCTCACTTGAAGATTTCAAAAAAGTTCAACAAGCAGAAATTAAAAAATTAGTCAAAAATGAAGCTAAGGTTGGTCTCAAAGCTGTAACAGATGGTGAATTTAATCGCTCATGGTGGCATCTTGATTTTCTTTGGGGATTGAATGGTGTTGGAACTTATGAACAAGAGGATTCTTACAAGTTTCATGGTGCAAAAACGCGAACAACTAATATTGAGTTAACTGGGAAAATTGCTTTTAATCCTGAACATCCTTTCTTTGAAGATTTTAAGTTTTTACAATCTGTTCTACCAGAAGGAGTTGAACCTAAGGTCACTATTCCTTCTCCTTCATTGATTCCTAATCGCGATGGACGTTCAGACCGCTGGCCAGAATTTTATGCAACTTGGGAAGGATTCTTGGATGATTTAGCAGCAGCTTATCATGAAACATTGCTTCATTTTTACGAACTTGGTGCCAGATATATCCAACTTGATGATACGACATGGGCTTATTTGATTGCTAGACTCTTGGATGACCCTGAAAATCATGAAAAATATGTCAAAATGTGTGAAGACATTGTTTATGTCGTAAATCGCTTGCTCGAAGGACTTCCAGAAGATTTGCGTGTGTCCACTCATATTTGCCGTGGAAATTTCAAGTCAACTTATCTTTTTGAAGGAAGTTATGAACCAGTTGCAAAATATTTGGGTCAATTGAACTATGATACTTTCTTTTTGGAATACGATGATGCCCGCTCTGGCAGCTTTGCACCATTGCCTGAGATTTGGAATAATCGTGAAGATGTCTTGATTGTTCTTGGTGTATTTACTTCAAAACATCCAGAATTGGAAAAAGAGAGTGACATTAAGGAACGCTTGGCTGAAGCGAGAACATTTATTCCACTTGAAAATCTTGCTCTTTCAACTCAATGTGGCTTTGCCTCAACAGAAGAAGGAAATCAGCTCACAGAAGACGAACAATGGGCAAAACTTGCTCATATCAAAGTGATTGCTGATAAAATTTGGAATTGA
- a CDS encoding MBL fold metallo-hydrolase yields the protein MKLTALGVWGGYPTRDAGTTSYLLQSESGFNLLLDCGSRAVTELEHELQPTQLDAVILSHYHEDHIADLGSLRQYRQLYPLGQDGWDGMMLPIYGHRENAYEFSKLTLDKVSEGHAYDVENGTKLGPFDITFIKTVHPVINYAMRISERRTGQVLVYTGDTGYFEALKDFARDADVLLADVYFFKDKSKMPNHLSSVEAGEIAKAAGVKQLILTHLPQFGDLDILLTEAREAAGNAVSTDLAIPHKKWQLL from the coding sequence ATGAAATTAACAGCACTTGGTGTCTGGGGAGGATATCCGACTCGAGATGCAGGAACAACTTCTTATCTTTTACAGTCAGAGTCAGGCTTTAATCTGCTTTTGGATTGTGGTTCACGAGCAGTAACAGAGCTTGAGCATGAATTGCAGCCGACTCAATTGGATGCAGTTATTTTAAGTCACTATCACGAAGACCACATTGCTGACTTAGGTAGCCTACGTCAATATCGTCAGCTTTATCCTTTGGGACAAGATGGTTGGGATGGGATGATGTTACCGATTTATGGACATCGTGAAAATGCTTATGAATTTAGCAAATTGACCTTGGATAAGGTATCAGAAGGTCATGCTTATGATGTGGAAAATGGAACAAAACTTGGACCATTTGATATTACTTTTATAAAGACGGTACACCCTGTGATAAATTATGCGATGAGAATTAGCGAACGTAGGACAGGACAGGTCTTGGTTTATACTGGTGATACAGGCTATTTTGAAGCGCTGAAAGATTTTGCGCGTGATGCAGATGTTTTGCTTGCTGATGTTTATTTTTTCAAAGACAAGTCTAAAATGCCGAATCATCTTTCGTCGGTAGAAGCAGGGGAAATCGCGAAGGCAGCAGGAGTTAAGCAATTGATTTTGACGCATTTGCCACAGTTTGGCGATTTGGATATTTTACTGACAGAAGCGAGAGAAGCAGCGGGAAATGCTGTCAGCACTGATTTGGCTATACCGCATAAAAAATGGCAGCTTCTATGA